One genomic window of Micrococcus flavus includes the following:
- a CDS encoding DnaJ C-terminal domain-containing protein, whose translation MASQDWLDKDFYAVLGVSKDASEADIKKAYRKLARTHHPDQNPGDAAAEQRFKEISEAYDVLSDPKDRQEYDALRAMGGGGARFTAPGGSGAGGFEDVFGDMFGGGAGPGSFRTSSGAGGPDLSDLFGAFAGGGFGGAQGFGGPQGFGGGYGQPRPTKGADRTATTTISFRGAVEGTTVSLRAADGETVEVRIPKGIRDGQKVRARGKGSPGTAGRGDLMVTVQVREHPFFQRDGDDLRVQVPVTFDEAALGATVEVPTLAGPVKVKVPAGSQPGRVLRLKGRGVASAKHTGDLLVELQVAVPAELSDEARAAVEAYAAATADLDVRKDLARRAQW comes from the coding sequence ATGGCCTCGCAGGACTGGCTCGACAAGGACTTCTACGCGGTCCTGGGGGTGTCCAAGGACGCCTCCGAAGCCGACATCAAGAAGGCGTACCGCAAGCTCGCGCGCACCCACCACCCGGACCAGAACCCGGGGGACGCGGCCGCCGAGCAGCGGTTCAAGGAGATCTCGGAGGCGTACGACGTCCTGAGCGACCCCAAGGACCGCCAGGAGTACGACGCGCTGCGCGCGATGGGCGGCGGAGGCGCCCGCTTCACCGCCCCGGGCGGCTCGGGCGCGGGCGGCTTCGAGGACGTGTTCGGTGACATGTTCGGCGGCGGCGCCGGCCCCGGGTCCTTCCGGACGTCCTCCGGCGCCGGCGGCCCGGACCTGTCCGACCTGTTCGGCGCCTTCGCCGGCGGCGGGTTCGGCGGTGCGCAGGGCTTCGGCGGCCCGCAGGGCTTCGGGGGCGGCTACGGCCAGCCCCGGCCGACGAAGGGCGCCGACCGCACCGCCACCACCACCATCTCCTTCCGCGGCGCGGTGGAGGGCACCACGGTGTCCCTGCGCGCAGCGGACGGGGAGACCGTGGAGGTGCGCATCCCGAAGGGCATCCGCGACGGCCAGAAGGTGCGGGCCCGCGGCAAGGGCTCGCCCGGCACCGCCGGGCGGGGCGACCTGATGGTCACCGTGCAGGTGCGCGAGCACCCGTTCTTCCAGCGCGACGGCGACGACCTGCGGGTGCAGGTGCCGGTCACCTTCGACGAGGCGGCGCTGGGCGCCACCGTGGAGGTCCCCACCCTCGCGGGCCCGGTCAAGGTCAAGGTCCCGGCCGGGTCGCAGCCCGGGCGCGTCCTGCGCCTCAAAGGCCGGGGCGTGGCCTCCGCCAAGCACACCGGCGACCTGCTGGTGGAGCTGCAGGTGGCCGTGCCCGCCGAGCTCTCGGACGAGGCGCGTGCCGCCGTCGAGGCCTACGCGGCCGCCACCGCCGACCTCGACGTGCGGAAGGACCTGGCCCGGAGGGCGCAGTGGTGA
- a CDS encoding heat shock protein transcriptional repressor HspR: protein MSPATPREEQGAPRAPRPGGTGRHDPVFVISVAAEMSGMHPQTLRQYDRLGLVVPQRQGGRHRRYSRADVELLGTVQALSREGVSLEGIRRIAALQQEVERLQETVVELASQVDRLHHTSRLARVFSVGVAGEVSARYDSPAGARDPGDDRAAGADSSDRTGGAGSAVRRPADPARRVLRALPPAPARHGHASAWRALTRG, encoded by the coding sequence GTGAGCCCGGCGACCCCGCGCGAGGAGCAGGGGGCGCCCCGCGCCCCCCGCCCGGGCGGCACGGGACGCCACGACCCGGTGTTCGTGATCTCCGTGGCGGCGGAGATGTCCGGCATGCACCCGCAGACTTTGCGCCAGTACGACCGGCTCGGCCTCGTGGTGCCCCAGCGTCAGGGGGGCCGACACCGGCGCTACTCCCGCGCCGACGTCGAGCTGCTCGGCACCGTGCAGGCGCTGAGCCGGGAGGGCGTCTCGCTCGAGGGCATCCGGCGGATCGCGGCCCTGCAGCAGGAGGTCGAACGCCTCCAGGAGACGGTCGTGGAGCTCGCCTCCCAGGTGGACCGGCTGCACCACACCTCCCGGCTGGCCCGCGTGTTCTCCGTGGGCGTGGCCGGGGAGGTCTCCGCTCGGTACGACTCCCCGGCCGGTGCCCGCGACCCGGGCGACGACCGCGCGGCGGGGGCCGACTCCTCGGATCGCACCGGAGGCGCAGGCTCCGCCGTCCGCCGCCCCGCCGACCCCGCGCGGCGGGTGCTGCGCGCGTTGCCTCCGGCTCCGGCACGCCACGGCCACGCCTCCGCCTGGCGGGCCCTCACGCGGGGCTGA
- a CDS encoding alpha/beta hydrolase yields MGGPASWGPDPRAELQERLRTDVARRSALSRRQARALDGVLHALRPDSMHADIPPRTLVDYDLDAPDGPVAAIAVGELDAPTHMTWQVSGMGITAHTAAWGSAREAGDLLLAQRRAGAPRPCVVAWLGYPAPPWWRVLGEGPARRGAVRLHAQLQTWARRPRPPHAAVGPAVHTAMEAHSYGTLVAAHALAGEAAGAAPRPRVDVLALSGAVGLPRRLARTLAGPDRAVGTVFEARAPGDRLAWVGRVLAGRSPWEGAAVLPVRADETAGLTGIRGHNSARWRPEAGGTAPRGYRDPGTVTLTALGRVTAGRGLDPRP; encoded by the coding sequence GTGGGCGGCCCGGCGTCCTGGGGACCCGATCCCCGCGCGGAGCTGCAGGAGCGGCTCCGCACCGACGTCGCCCGCCGTTCCGCGCTCTCCCGGCGCCAGGCCCGCGCCCTGGACGGGGTCCTGCACGCCCTGCGCCCCGACTCGATGCACGCGGACATCCCGCCGCGCACGCTCGTGGACTACGACCTCGACGCGCCGGACGGCCCCGTGGCCGCGATCGCCGTCGGCGAGCTCGACGCCCCGACCCACATGACCTGGCAGGTGTCCGGCATGGGCATCACCGCCCACACGGCCGCGTGGGGCAGCGCCCGGGAGGCGGGGGACCTGCTGCTCGCCCAGCGCCGCGCCGGCGCCCCCCGGCCGTGCGTCGTCGCCTGGTTGGGATACCCGGCCCCGCCGTGGTGGCGTGTGCTGGGAGAGGGCCCCGCCCGGCGCGGCGCCGTACGGCTGCACGCCCAGCTGCAGACATGGGCCCGCCGTCCCCGGCCTCCGCACGCGGCCGTCGGCCCCGCCGTCCACACCGCGATGGAGGCGCACTCGTACGGGACCCTCGTGGCGGCCCACGCGCTCGCGGGGGAGGCGGCCGGCGCGGCCCCCCGGCCGCGGGTGGACGTGCTGGCCCTCTCCGGCGCGGTGGGCCTGCCGCGGCGGCTGGCACGGACGCTGGCGGGGCCGGACCGGGCCGTGGGGACGGTCTTCGAGGCCCGCGCGCCCGGGGACCGGCTCGCATGGGTCGGACGGGTGCTGGCCGGCCGATCCCCGTGGGAGGGGGCCGCGGTGCTGCCGGTCCGTGCCGACGAGACCGCCGGGCTGACAGGCATCCGCGGGCACAACAGCGCCCGCTGGCGTCCCGAGGCCGGCGGGACCGCGCCGCGGGGGTATCGCGATCCGGGCACCGTCACCCTCACCGCCCTGGGGCGGGTCACCGCCGGACGGGGCCTCGACCCCCGGCCCTGA
- a CDS encoding BCCT family transporter: protein MSHATPHPAADPAGGPEPAYPHGTHPGLVPGIGVDENRHRFGVDPVVFGVTAVLVLAFVVWGISSPASVGAASSAAFSWAMTTTGWLLNAVAGLSVVAMLVIGLSRFGRIRLGRDDEAPEFSRFSWVAMMFGAGIGVGVFFYGPSEPLSHYLSPPPHTVPAGTPEALHQAMAQSHFHWGLSAWAMYALVGGAIAYSSYRRGRVTLISSVFRSLFGARHTDGLAGRIVDMFAIVATVFGTAATLGLAAIQIGQGIQIVTDAGEVTNALLIGIIAVLTAAFVVSAVSGVSRGIRYLSNTNIVLTLGMVLFVFVAGPTLFLLNLIPSGVLAYADGFLDMMGRSLSWGASTVEFQSWWTAFYWAWWIAWTPFVGVFLARISRGRTLREFVFVVMAVPTAILVLAFTVLGGTSIWLSRQDTPGFDGTLSPQAQLFALFDLMPLSGITPVIVMVILAIFFVTSADSAAVVMGTLSSRGDPSPRRAVIAFWGVMMMGIAVVMLLAGGEDTLSALQNLTILIALPFSVVLLLMIAAFFQDLATDPASIRGDYAATSLSNAARRGIEQYGDDFEIAVRRAPAGRGAGAEFDSTAPRVTDWYRRTDEDGQDVDYDYETGTWADGWTPPDDGAPATDGTARG from the coding sequence GTGTCGCATGCCACCCCGCACCCTGCGGCGGACCCCGCCGGCGGGCCCGAGCCCGCCTACCCCCACGGCACCCACCCGGGTCTCGTGCCGGGCATCGGCGTGGACGAGAACCGGCACCGCTTCGGGGTGGACCCCGTGGTGTTCGGGGTGACCGCCGTCCTGGTCCTCGCCTTCGTGGTGTGGGGCATCAGCTCGCCGGCCTCCGTGGGCGCGGCGTCCTCCGCCGCGTTCTCGTGGGCCATGACCACCACCGGGTGGCTTCTGAACGCGGTCGCCGGGCTGTCCGTCGTCGCGATGCTGGTGATCGGACTGTCCCGGTTCGGCCGGATCCGCCTGGGCAGGGACGACGAGGCGCCGGAGTTCTCCCGCTTCTCCTGGGTGGCCATGATGTTCGGCGCGGGGATCGGCGTGGGCGTCTTCTTCTACGGGCCGTCCGAGCCGCTGTCCCACTACCTCTCCCCGCCGCCGCACACCGTGCCGGCCGGCACGCCCGAGGCGCTCCACCAGGCGATGGCCCAGTCCCACTTCCACTGGGGCCTGAGCGCGTGGGCCATGTACGCGCTGGTGGGCGGCGCGATCGCGTACAGCTCCTACCGGCGCGGCCGGGTCACGCTGATCTCCTCGGTGTTCCGGTCCCTGTTCGGGGCGCGCCACACCGACGGCCTGGCCGGGCGGATCGTGGACATGTTCGCGATCGTGGCCACGGTCTTCGGCACGGCCGCCACCCTGGGCCTGGCGGCGATCCAGATCGGCCAGGGCATCCAGATCGTGACCGATGCGGGCGAGGTCACCAACGCCCTGCTGATCGGGATCATCGCCGTGCTGACGGCGGCGTTCGTGGTCTCGGCGGTCTCCGGGGTGTCCCGTGGCATCCGGTACCTCTCGAACACCAACATCGTGCTGACCCTGGGCATGGTCCTCTTCGTGTTCGTGGCGGGCCCCACGCTGTTCCTGCTCAACCTCATCCCCTCGGGCGTCCTCGCGTACGCGGACGGCTTCCTGGACATGATGGGCCGCTCGCTCTCCTGGGGCGCGTCCACCGTGGAGTTCCAGTCCTGGTGGACCGCCTTCTACTGGGCGTGGTGGATCGCCTGGACCCCGTTCGTGGGCGTGTTCCTGGCCCGGATCTCCCGCGGCCGGACCCTGCGTGAGTTCGTGTTCGTGGTGATGGCCGTGCCCACCGCCATCCTCGTGCTCGCCTTCACCGTGCTCGGCGGCACCTCCATCTGGCTCAGCCGTCAGGACACGCCGGGATTCGACGGCACGCTCTCCCCGCAGGCGCAGCTGTTCGCCCTGTTCGACCTGATGCCGCTCTCCGGGATCACCCCGGTGATCGTCATGGTGATCCTGGCGATCTTCTTCGTGACGTCCGCGGACTCGGCCGCGGTGGTCATGGGCACCCTGTCCTCCCGGGGCGACCCGTCCCCGCGGCGCGCAGTGATCGCCTTCTGGGGCGTGATGATGATGGGCATCGCGGTGGTCATGCTGCTGGCCGGCGGCGAGGACACCCTCTCGGCGCTGCAGAACCTCACCATCCTCATCGCCCTGCCGTTCTCGGTGGTCCTGCTGCTGATGATCGCCGCGTTCTTCCAGGACCTCGCCACGGACCCGGCCTCCATCCGCGGGGACTACGCGGCCACCTCGCTGTCCAACGCGGCCCGGCGCGGCATCGAGCAGTACGGCGACGACTTCGAGATCGCCGTTCGGCGCGCCCCCGCGGGCCGGGGTGCCGGGGCCGAGTTCGACTCGACCGCCCCGCGGGTCACCGACTGGTACCGCCGCACGGACGAGGACGGCCAGGACGTCGACTACGACTATGAGACCGGCACGTGGGCGGACGGCTGGACCCCGCCGGACGACGGCGCTCCCGCCACGGACGGCACCGCCCGCGGGTGA
- the trmB gene encoding tRNA (guanosine(46)-N7)-methyltransferase TrmB: protein MNQHPAPAHPHDHNRDKDPELHRREPVSFVRRGARLNAGRQAVWDRLADTVLVDVPRHRAATSVAPDAELDWAAVFGRDAPLLVDVGSGLGESTAQGAADRPDWNVLSVEVYIPGLAALMAQVEDRGLSNVRAVEANAPELMDHLLAPGSVQEVWVFFPDPWHKKRHHKRRLVNAAFADRVARVLAPGGVLRLATDWSGYAVQMREVMAAHAEFENLHPGRAAGEESPLTRVRREGRELEVGAQPLPRGFDETDPASSLPDRAGLGEAVAASLAEDPVDHDGGWAPRFEGRPLTQFEGKALRAGRLVFDLAYRRR from the coding sequence ATGAACCAGCATCCTGCCCCCGCCCACCCGCACGACCACAACCGGGACAAGGACCCGGAGCTGCACCGCCGCGAGCCCGTCTCCTTCGTCCGCCGCGGCGCCCGCCTCAACGCGGGCCGGCAGGCGGTGTGGGACCGGCTCGCGGACACCGTGCTGGTGGACGTGCCCCGGCACCGCGCCGCCACCTCGGTGGCCCCGGACGCGGAGCTGGACTGGGCGGCCGTCTTCGGGCGGGACGCTCCCCTGCTGGTGGACGTGGGCTCCGGCCTGGGCGAGTCCACGGCCCAGGGCGCGGCCGACCGGCCGGACTGGAACGTGCTCTCCGTGGAGGTCTACATCCCCGGCCTGGCCGCGCTGATGGCGCAGGTGGAGGACCGGGGCCTGTCGAACGTGCGCGCGGTGGAGGCGAACGCCCCGGAGCTGATGGACCACCTCCTCGCCCCGGGCTCCGTCCAGGAGGTCTGGGTCTTCTTCCCGGACCCGTGGCACAAGAAGCGCCACCACAAGCGGCGCCTGGTGAACGCGGCCTTCGCGGACCGGGTGGCCCGCGTCCTGGCCCCGGGCGGCGTCCTCCGCCTGGCCACGGACTGGTCCGGCTACGCCGTGCAGATGCGCGAGGTCATGGCGGCGCACGCCGAGTTCGAGAACCTGCACCCCGGCCGCGCCGCGGGCGAGGAGTCCCCGCTGACACGCGTGCGCCGCGAGGGCCGTGAGCTCGAGGTCGGCGCACAGCCCCTGCCCCGCGGCTTCGACGAGACCGACCCGGCCTCGTCCCTGCCGGACCGGGCCGGGCTCGGGGAGGCCGTGGCGGCCTCCCTCGCCGAGGACCCCGTGGACCACGACGGCGGCTGGGCCCCCCGCTTCGAGGGCCGCCCCCTCACGCAGTTCGAGGGCAAGGCCCTGCGCGCGGGTCGCCTGGTGTTCGACCTGGCCTATCGTCGTCGCTGA
- a CDS encoding polysaccharide deacetylase family protein — protein MTPSSRLRVPLGLVALALVLTACGGADPEESPTTPPAPATTAAASAAATPASSAGTAASAPAAPESDAASAPSVSAAPAEAAEAGETPAGGSPTADTPATAAAAAAGEADTSGPAASTRAAAPSRPTRPAPVAAKAPASADLGGPKAGVAPADTPVVVASAAPPVVEKVSAADVAPKAPAAPKPAPSASATEASARPSSSAAASSPAPAPASPTAPATHADPVAEPDVDCRVTRCIALTFDDGPGRHTGRLLDLLSAEEVPATFYVIGRSAELNPALIARMAAEGHQVGGHTWSHPNLTTLTPEAVAEELRSTAAAIRAGVAEPSTVRAPYGALNEAVLAAFGTVPGSGSVTWTVDTRDWEHRDPASTLTAVRAEAAPGGIVLMHDIHSTSVDAVPAVIDHLRAQGYTLVTVDTLTGGVPSGSTVRGGLHP, from the coding sequence ATGACCCCCTCCTCCCGTCTCCGCGTGCCGCTCGGCCTCGTGGCCCTGGCGCTCGTCCTCACCGCCTGCGGCGGAGCGGACCCGGAGGAGTCCCCGACGACGCCGCCCGCCCCCGCGACCACAGCGGCGGCGTCCGCCGCTGCCACGCCGGCGAGTTCTGCCGGGACCGCGGCCTCGGCTCCCGCGGCCCCGGAGAGCGACGCGGCCTCCGCCCCCTCCGTCTCCGCCGCCCCGGCCGAGGCCGCCGAGGCCGGTGAGACCCCCGCCGGCGGCTCGCCCACGGCTGACACCCCGGCCACGGCCGCAGCCGCGGCCGCAGGGGAGGCCGACACCTCCGGCCCCGCGGCCTCGACCCGTGCCGCCGCGCCGTCACGCCCGACCCGGCCGGCGCCCGTCGCGGCGAAGGCCCCCGCCTCCGCGGACCTCGGCGGCCCGAAGGCGGGGGTGGCCCCGGCCGACACCCCCGTGGTGGTCGCCTCGGCGGCCCCGCCGGTGGTCGAGAAGGTGTCCGCCGCGGACGTGGCACCGAAGGCGCCCGCCGCCCCGAAGCCGGCCCCGTCCGCCTCCGCCACGGAGGCCTCGGCCCGCCCGTCGTCCTCCGCGGCGGCCTCCTCCCCCGCGCCTGCTCCCGCGTCCCCCACGGCCCCGGCGACGCACGCCGACCCCGTGGCGGAGCCCGATGTGGACTGCCGCGTGACGCGGTGCATCGCCCTGACGTTCGACGACGGCCCCGGCCGCCACACCGGCCGCCTGCTGGACCTGCTCTCCGCGGAGGAGGTGCCGGCCACGTTCTATGTGATCGGGCGGAGCGCCGAGCTGAACCCGGCGCTGATCGCGCGCATGGCCGCCGAGGGCCACCAGGTGGGCGGGCACACCTGGTCGCACCCCAACCTCACCACGCTCACCCCAGAGGCGGTGGCGGAGGAGCTGCGCTCCACCGCCGCCGCGATCCGTGCGGGCGTCGCGGAGCCGAGCACCGTCCGTGCCCCCTACGGCGCCCTGAACGAGGCCGTGCTGGCGGCGTTCGGCACCGTGCCCGGCTCCGGGTCCGTCACGTGGACCGTGGACACCCGGGACTGGGAGCACCGCGACCCCGCGAGCACGCTCACGGCGGTCCGGGCGGAGGCCGCCCCGGGCGGGATCGTCCTGATGCACGACATCCACTCGACCTCGGTGGACGCCGTGCCGGCCGTGATCGACCACCTGCGCGCGCAGGGCTACACCTTGGTGACGGTGGACACCCTCACCGGCGGCGTCCCCTCCGGCTCCACCGTGCGCGGCGGCCTGCATCCGTGA
- a CDS encoding DedA family protein, with protein MTASPTLWALSTAAAQPADYGWLGNAVVSIMEAVGPVGVGLAVLAENIFPPIPSEVILPLAGFTAANGAFSPHAALLWATLGAVVGALALYGIGAALGRRRMYRIADRMPLVDVEDVERTEKWFARYGYWTVFFGRMVPVFRSLISIPAGIERMNLAKFTLFTTLGSLIWNAIFVYGGYALGENFHLISDYADMFSNLVMVLILGSLAVWVVLRLRRDRARAHDAAREHESPDAAAARVEAEILSLHRRK; from the coding sequence ATGACCGCCAGCCCCACCCTCTGGGCCCTGTCCACCGCCGCCGCGCAGCCCGCCGACTACGGCTGGTTGGGCAACGCCGTCGTGTCGATCATGGAGGCCGTCGGCCCCGTGGGCGTGGGCCTGGCCGTCCTCGCGGAGAACATCTTCCCGCCCATCCCCTCGGAGGTGATCCTGCCGCTGGCCGGGTTCACCGCCGCCAACGGCGCGTTCAGCCCCCACGCCGCCCTGCTCTGGGCCACCTTGGGCGCCGTCGTCGGCGCCCTGGCGCTCTACGGGATCGGTGCGGCCCTGGGCCGACGGCGGATGTACCGGATCGCGGACCGCATGCCGCTCGTGGACGTCGAGGACGTCGAGCGCACGGAGAAGTGGTTCGCCCGGTACGGCTACTGGACCGTGTTCTTCGGACGCATGGTGCCCGTATTCCGCTCCCTGATCTCCATCCCCGCGGGCATCGAGCGGATGAACCTGGCGAAGTTCACCCTCTTCACCACGCTCGGCTCCCTGATCTGGAACGCGATCTTCGTATACGGCGGGTACGCCCTGGGCGAGAACTTCCACCTCATCTCCGACTACGCGGACATGTTCTCGAACCTCGTCATGGTCCTGATCCTGGGATCCCTGGCCGTGTGGGTCGTGCTGCGCCTGCGCCGCGACCGCGCGCGCGCCCACGACGCCGCCCGCGAGCACGAGTCCCCGGACGCCGCCGCCGCCCGCGTCGAGGCGGAGATTTTGTCCCTCCACCGCCGGAAGTGA
- a CDS encoding amino acid ABC transporter ATP-binding protein, whose protein sequence is MTTQQTPAAPVSAVDAAGVTIAGLNKSYGANHVLRGIDLEIAPGEVVCLIGPSGSGKSTLLRCVNLLETPESGTVQVGEFTVTDEDVDLDALRQHVGMVFQQFNLFPHLTVMGNCTVAQTKVLKRSAAEAREVAARQLARVGLGELAERYPDQLSGGQQQRVAIARALAMDPQLMLFDEPTSALDPETVGEVLSIMRHLAEEGMTMLVVTHEMGFAREVADRVVFMDGGVVMESGPASAVIADPQEPRTQDFLRRVLHPTEVDL, encoded by the coding sequence ATGACGACCCAGCAGACCCCCGCCGCCCCGGTGTCCGCCGTCGACGCCGCCGGCGTCACGATCGCCGGGCTCAACAAGTCCTACGGCGCCAACCACGTCCTGCGGGGCATCGACCTCGAGATCGCGCCCGGCGAGGTGGTGTGCCTGATCGGGCCCTCGGGCTCCGGCAAGTCCACGCTGCTGCGCTGCGTCAACCTGCTCGAGACCCCGGAGTCGGGGACCGTACAGGTGGGCGAGTTCACCGTGACGGACGAGGACGTGGACCTGGACGCCCTGCGCCAGCACGTGGGCATGGTGTTCCAGCAGTTCAACCTCTTCCCGCACCTGACGGTGATGGGGAACTGCACGGTGGCGCAGACCAAGGTCCTCAAGCGCTCCGCCGCCGAGGCCCGCGAGGTCGCCGCGCGCCAGCTCGCGCGCGTGGGCCTCGGCGAGCTCGCCGAGCGCTACCCGGACCAGCTCTCCGGCGGCCAGCAGCAGCGCGTGGCGATCGCCCGCGCCCTCGCCATGGACCCGCAGCTGATGCTGTTCGACGAGCCGACCTCGGCGCTGGACCCGGAGACCGTGGGCGAGGTGCTCTCGATCATGCGCCACCTGGCCGAGGAGGGCATGACCATGCTGGTGGTCACCCACGAGATGGGCTTCGCCCGCGAGGTGGCGGACCGCGTGGTGTTCATGGACGGGGGCGTGGTGATGGAGTCCGGCCCGGCCTCCGCCGTCATCGCCGACCCCCAGGAGCCCCGCACGCAGGACTTCCTGCGTCGCGTCCTCCACCCCACCGAGGTGGACCTCTGA
- a CDS encoding amino acid ABC transporter permease, translating to MSTQAPAPTAAAPRPGRARRRRTVSIAVQAAILVLALVILAFLIDWSTLAENVFNFAAVAPMFPNILLVGLGNTLFYTATSFVVGLLGGILLALMRMSSFAPYRWLATAYVEFFRGVPALLVFLAFGYGVPFAFGVTWPIPVVVMAALGMVSAAYIAETLRAGLQAVPKGQMEAARSLGMPHWRAMVTIVIPQAFRIVLPPLTNEVILLTKDSSLVYVLGLAAHEYELTKFGRDGISALDAGMTPILVAGLCYLVITVPLSLLARRFEARSSRKVS from the coding sequence GTGAGCACCCAGGCCCCCGCTCCGACCGCCGCCGCGCCCCGCCCCGGCCGCGCGCGCCGCCGTCGCACCGTGTCGATCGCCGTCCAGGCGGCGATCCTCGTCCTCGCCCTCGTGATCCTGGCCTTCCTGATCGACTGGTCCACCCTCGCCGAGAACGTGTTCAACTTCGCGGCCGTGGCCCCGATGTTCCCGAACATCCTCCTCGTGGGGCTCGGCAACACGCTGTTCTACACGGCCACCTCGTTCGTGGTGGGCCTGCTGGGCGGCATCCTGCTCGCCCTCATGCGGATGAGCTCGTTCGCGCCCTACCGGTGGCTGGCGACGGCGTACGTCGAGTTCTTCCGCGGCGTCCCCGCCCTGCTGGTGTTCCTGGCGTTCGGCTACGGCGTGCCCTTCGCGTTCGGCGTCACCTGGCCGATCCCCGTCGTCGTGATGGCGGCCCTGGGCATGGTGTCCGCCGCGTACATCGCGGAGACGCTGCGCGCGGGCCTGCAGGCCGTGCCGAAGGGCCAGATGGAGGCGGCCCGCTCCCTCGGCATGCCGCACTGGCGCGCGATGGTGACCATCGTGATCCCCCAGGCGTTCCGCATCGTCCTGCCGCCGCTGACCAACGAGGTCATCCTGCTCACCAAGGACTCCTCGCTGGTCTACGTCCTGGGCCTGGCCGCCCACGAGTACGAGCTCACCAAGTTCGGCCGCGACGGCATCTCCGCCCTCGACGCGGGCATGACGCCGATCCTGGTGGCCGGCCTGTGCTACCTCGTGATCACCGTCCCCCTGTCCCTCCTGGCGCGCCGCTTCGAGGCCCGCTCCTCCCGGAAGGTCTCGTGA
- a CDS encoding ABC transporter substrate-binding protein: MSRLTSRALGALALGASAAALSGCAVIGGDSATAGITAEGDLSETYGLVSPGTLTVCSDVPYPPFEFEQDGELTGYDIELVRALAEDLGLGLEIVDTSFEAVESGASLTGCDLNASSISITEPRQRVMAFTLPYLDDDLVLVANKESGITDVESARGARVGVQAATTGEEYAQQAGLDTVQFEDGGMQVQALQAGTVDAVLGNQSVILYTLKDDPRFEVVEALPTGEQLGMAVAPEKAQLGSAINRSLQNLRNDGTLTELQQKWFGTVQEDYQ, translated from the coding sequence ATGTCTCGTCTCACCTCACGCGCCCTCGGCGCCCTGGCCCTCGGCGCGAGCGCCGCGGCGCTCAGCGGCTGCGCCGTCATCGGCGGCGACTCGGCCACGGCCGGGATCACGGCCGAGGGCGACCTCTCGGAGACCTATGGTCTCGTCAGCCCCGGCACCCTCACGGTCTGCTCGGACGTCCCCTATCCGCCGTTCGAGTTCGAACAGGACGGGGAGCTCACCGGCTACGACATCGAGCTGGTCCGCGCGCTCGCCGAGGACCTCGGCCTCGGCCTGGAGATCGTGGACACCTCGTTCGAGGCCGTCGAGTCCGGCGCCTCCCTGACCGGCTGCGACCTGAACGCCTCGTCCATCTCCATCACCGAGCCCCGCCAGCGCGTCATGGCGTTCACGCTCCCCTACCTCGACGACGACCTGGTCCTGGTGGCGAACAAGGAGTCGGGCATCACCGACGTGGAGTCCGCCCGGGGCGCCCGCGTGGGCGTGCAGGCGGCCACGACGGGCGAGGAGTACGCCCAGCAGGCCGGCCTGGACACCGTGCAGTTCGAGGACGGCGGCATGCAGGTCCAGGCGCTGCAGGCCGGCACCGTCGACGCCGTGCTGGGCAACCAGTCGGTCATCCTCTACACCCTGAAGGACGACCCGCGCTTCGAGGTCGTCGAGGCCCTGCCCACCGGCGAGCAGCTCGGCATGGCCGTGGCCCCGGAGAAGGCGCAGCTCGGCTCCGCGATCAACCGCTCCCTCCAGAACCTCCGCAACGACGGCACCCTCACGGAGCTGCAGCAGAAGTGGTTCGGGACCGTGCAGGAGGACTACCAGTGA